The Neoasaia chiangmaiensis sequence TCAAACCCTTCAATATCCGTACGACCGTCATCTCTCCCGGTGCCGTCCGTTCAGAACTTCCCGAAAGCGTGACAGACCCCGATACGGCGAAGACTATTCAGGAGTTCTACGAACAATACGCCATCCCGGCAGATTCGTTCGCCCGTGCGGTCGCCTTTGCCATGAGCCAGCCGGAAGAGGTCGATATCAATGAGATCCTGTTCCGCCCTACGGCACAGGTATACTGACCGTGACCCGACCTGTCATTATCTGCCACATGATCAGTTCCGTCGATGGCCGTATCGTGACCGGTCGTTGGACGCCGCCCGTCGATGGCACGGGCCGGGACGCCCTCGTAAACCAGTATTTCGATATTGAAAAAAATTACGACGCTGATGGCTGGATCATCGGGCGGACGACGGCCTCAGAGCATTTCGTCAAGACCGCGGAGCCGAGGAAAGGCTCGACAGGTGGACTTCCACGGGAACCGTACGTCGCACACCCTTCAGCGGAACGACTGGCCATCATCATGGACCATCACGGCAGGTTGCAATACGAGCGGTCCGATATTGAAGGCGATCATATTGTCGCCGTGCTGGGTGAAACTGTTGCTGACGAGTATCTGCAAAGTCTTCAGGACCGTGGTATTTCCTATTGCTTCGCAGGCTCCGATGGACACGACATCCGCAAAGCGGTGGACGTTCTGGGGCGTGTCTTCGGTTGCCGCAAAGTTCTTCTTGAAGGAGGCGGACGGATCAATGGTGCGTTCCTCAAGGCTGGTATCATCGACGAGATCAGCCTGCTGATCTATCCCGGCATTGATGGACTATCGGGGGTTGCCAGCAGTTTTGACTGGCCGGGGGCCAGGAATGAACAGCCTGCATCCGGGCAGGCTCTACGCCTGAAGCATGTCGAAAAGCGCCAGGATGACGTTATCTGGCTGCAATGTCGTGTAGAACGATCCGGTTCGTAACACCTCCTATCCGCGGTAACGCAAGGCTTCGACAACCAGGCGAAAGGCGGCGGAAGACTGACGCCGACTGGGATAATACAAGTGATACCCCGGAAAAGGTGGGCACCAGTCGTCCAGCACACGGATCAGGCGTCGGTCCTCGAGATAGGGTGTGATCTGATCCTCCATCAGGCATGCCAGCCCGAAACCATCGAGGGCCGCCTGCCGGATCATGAGTGTCGTGTTGAACGTCAGTTGCCCATCCACGCGGACACGAAGGGTGCGACGACCTTTTTCCAGTTCCCATGCATAGACGCCTCCCGCAGTCGGAAGCCGGAGATTGATACAGATGTGCTGTGACAGGTCCTGCGGTGTACGCGGGATTGAGTGCGCTTCGAAATAGGACGGTGCGCCCACGACCGCCATGCGCAGCGGGGCACCGATGGGGACGGCGATCATATCACGCGCAATGGTTTCTTCCAGCCTCACGCCAGCGTCGAAACGTTCGGCGACGATGTCTGTCAGGCTTGAATCTATCGTCAGTTCGACATGCAGGTCGGGGTATTCCGGAAGAAGCTTTCGCAGTGCCGGCCAGAGCACCGTGGTCGCGGCATGTTCTGACGTCGTGATCCGCACAGTTCCAGTGGGCCTGTCCGAAAGTTCGCTGATGGAGGCAATCTCACCGGCAATCGTGTCCAGCGCCGGCACAAGCGTGCTCAACAGGCGCTCACCCGCTTCCGTAGGAGACACACGTCGGGTCGTGCGCGTCAGAAGCCTGACGTTCAACCGGGATTCCAGTCGTCGGATCGTATGACTCAGCGTTGACTGGGACGTCCCGAGTTTTGCCGCCGCACGCGTGAAACTCTGCTCCTCGGCGACCGCCATGAAAGCATTGAGATCGACCAGTTCCTCGCGCCTCATTCATGAACTCCTGATATAAGATCAAGCGCATCATACCATCTAATCATCGGAATGGCGTCATGCTTGAATGAGTTTTTGAATCTGACAGGATCCGCTCTCTCGTGACCTGTCTCGAAAGGAAAAGAACTCATGGATATTCGACGCCCCGGTTTTAAACCGTCAGTCCAAGGTCCGGCGGAATGGTTCACTGGCAACGTGCGCGTGGATGCACCATTCGCGGGAAGCGGGGCACTCGCCTGCGCGACCGTAACCTTCGAGCCCGGCGCCCGTACGGCCTGGCATACGCACCCGCTCGGCCAGACAATTCTGATTACGGCGGGCCTTGGCTGGGTCCAGCGCGATGGCGGTCCGATCGAGGACGTGCGTCCCGGCGATATCGTGTGGTTCGAGCCTGGTGAAAAGCACTGGCATGGTGCTTCGCCGGAATGCGCGATGACCCATATCGCCATTACGGAATCCAAGGATGGCAAGTCTTCGGATTGGATGGAGCATGTCAGCGACGCACAGTACCAGCGCTGAGATTTTTTGGGAGCAGCTGGGGGCAAAAGCCCCGGAAGTTTCGGCTATCCGGTCTGGCTGAAGGATCGGGCCGGATGATAGTCACGATAATAAGGGACAAAAACTGCTGATGCCGGAGGCCAGAATCCCCGATGCGACCGTACTGTCTCGTCGCAAGGGTATGCAGCAATGGCACATACTGGTGGTCCTCAGCGTTCTGATGGGGTTCGCGTCCATCTCGACGGATTTCTATCTCCCCGCGATGCCCGAAATGGCACGGTCGCTTTCGGCCAGTGCCGGACAGGTAGCGCTGACGGTCTCCGGCTATCTGGCAGGCTTCAGCCTGGGGCAGCTCTTCTGGGGGCCTGTAGGCGATCGCTACGGTCGTCGTCTGCCGATCGCTGTCGGGCTCGCTATGTTCACGTGCGGATCGGCGGGCTGCGCACTGTCATCAACCATCACGACCATGATCATCTGGCGGGTGGTGCAGGCAGTCGGGGCATGTGCCAGCGTGGTTCTCGCCCGGGCAATGGTGCGGGACCTGTATCATGGTGCCCGCGCCACACAGATGCTCTCGACCCTGATGACCATCATGGCAATCGCGCCCCTGATCGCACCGTTGCTGGGAGGACAAATCCTGCAACTTAGTGGGTGGCGCGCCATTTTCTGGATATTGGTTGTTGTCGGTATCCTGACGTCGCTTGCGCTTTTTTCCGTGCCGGAAACATTGTCTCCCGAGAAACGGCATACCGACCGGATTTCAAACGCTTTCCTGCGCTATGGCGCTCTTCTCCGACAGCCCCGTCTGCTGGGTTACGCCGGTTCCGGCGGGTGTTTTTATGCTGGAATGTTCGCGTATATCTCCGGGTCACCTTTTGCGTACATCACCTATCACCATGTCCCGGAAACGCGATATGGACTGCTGTTTGGTGCCAGCATCATTGGCATCATGCTGACGAACCAGATCAATGCCCGGCTGGCTCATCGTCTTGGCAGTGACTGCCTCCTCAAACTGGGTTGCGTCGGGGCCATGCTGGCAGCCATCATGTTGATGGTCACGTCGTGGCTGGACCTGGGCGGTCTGTGGGGCCTGGCAATTCCTCTCTTTTTCTACGTTTCGATGGCCGGCTTCATCATCGCCAATTCTCTCGTTGGAGCATTGCACGATCATTCCGGGCAGGCTGGCACCGTTTCCGCTCTCGTCGGAGCCGTACATTACGGCAGCGGCATTGCGGGTTCGGCTCTTGTCGGCTTTTTCGCTGATGGCACGCCGGTTCCCATGAGTTGTATCATCGCCATCACCAGCATCGCCGGCTTTCTTTTCCTGATCCTTATCAGAAAGGTGAAGTCCACATTGCAGTAATACTTCTACAACGGATATCGACAGACTGCCTGTCAGATCAATTTCGCTAAAGAGTTTCCAAAAAATTGACCTCTATGTCTGAATTGAGGGGGGAGGGAGACGACGAAATCAGGCATTTCCCTTGTCTTATTCCCGCTCTGCGTCATGCCCACCGCAGCTTGATCGGTTCGGTGTCTTCATTCAACGCCCGGTGAGTTTTCCAGCCGGCACCGGGATCGGCGGCAGAGGGAGAGGGCTGTCCCGCTTCCGCGACGGGAGGGTCTGACGCGAGAGAGGCTCGCGCCACCCGTCGCGGAGTTTTCCGCCATGCTGGTTCTATCCAATCCGCTCGCGCGCCAGTGGGCGGCGCCCGAGACGATCCGCCTGCGCATCCTCAGCCTGGGCGCCGGCGTGCAGTCCACCACCCTGGCCCTGATGGCCGCCCAGGGCGAAATCGGGCAGATGCCGGATTGCGCCATCTTCGCCGATACCGGTTGGGAGCCACGAGCCGTCTATGAGCATCTGGCCTGGCTGCGTTCGCCCAACGTCCTGCCCTTTCCGGTCCATATCGTGTCGGCGGGCAATATTCGCGCGGGCATCCTGGCGGCCGCGCGCGGTCGGCGCTGGGCGTCGATCCCCGCCTATACGCGCACGCGCGTCGACGGTCGCGACGAGATCGGCATGATCGGCCGTCAATGCACGACGGAGCATAAGCTCGTGCCCATCCGTCGTAAGGTCCGGGCGCTGGCGGGGCTCACGCGGAAACGCTCGCCGCGTCACCCTGTGGTCGAGCAGTGGATCGGCATTTCCTTCGACGAACTGGTTCGGGCGAAATATTCGATCGAAGCGTGGCAGATCAACCGCTGGCCCTTGATCGAAAAGGCCATGACGCGCCGGGACTGCCTGCGCTGGCTGGAGCGGCATGGCTATCCGCGCCCGCCCAAGAGCAGCTGCCTCGGCTGCCCGTTCCATTCCGATGCGGCCTGGCGGGAAATTCGGGACCATGACCCGGAGGGATGGGCGGACGTCGTGTCCGTTGATCAGGCGATGCGGCGCGGCCTGCGCGGTATCCGTGGCGAGGTCTTTCTGCATCGCTCCGCTACGCCGCTGAAGGACGCGCCGCTGACGGATGAGGAAAAGACCGGCCAGCCGGATCTGTTCCTCGACGAGTGTGACGGGATGTGCGGCGTGTGAGGCCGGCAGAGAGGCAGAGGGAAGGAAGGGATGTCGTGACGGGTTTGAAAGGGGGAAGAGAGGCTTCCATCCGCCCGCCGTGGAGTTTCCCAACATGGCAAGCGCCATCCAGAAAATCACCTTGAATCCTTCCCGCGACATCCCGTTCGGTAAGCTGGTCCTGTCGCAGGCGAACGTCCGGCGCGTGAAGTCCGGCCTGTCGATCGACGATCTGGCCGCCGATATCGAGCGCCGGGGTCTGCTCCAGAGCCTCAATGTCCGTCCGGTCCTCAATGCCGAGGGCGCCGAGACCGGCACGTTCGAGGTTCCCGCCGGCGGACGCCGGTTTCGCGCGCTGGAACTGCTGGTCAAGCAGAAGAAGCTCGCGAAGACGGCGCCGATCCCTTGTGTTGTGCGGGACGCCAACTCGCCGATTCCGGCCGAGGAAGATTCGCTCGCCGAGAATGTCCGGCGCGTGGATCTGCACCCGCTGGACCAGTTCCGGGCTTTCCGCTCGCTGCTGGAAAAGGGCCAGTCGGAAGAGGAAATCGCCGCCCGGTTCTTCGTCACGCCCGCCGTGGTCCGGCAGCGCCTGCGGCTGATCACGGTTTCGGAGACGCTGCTGGCCGTCTACGAGGAGGACGGCATGCGGCTCGACCAGCTCATGGCGTTCGCGATCAGCGATGATCCAGTCCGTCAGGAGCAGGTCTGGGACATGCTGGCAAACAGCCATAACCGCGAGCCGCATCTGATCCGCCGGATGCTGACCGAGAAGACGGTCCGTGCCTCGGACTACCGCGTGCGCTTCGCCGGGCTGGATGCCTATGTCGCCGCCGGCGGCCGGATCATGCGTGATCTGTTCGCACCCGACGGCGGCGGCTGGCTGGAGGATGTCGCGATCCTCGACCGGCTGGTGCAGGAGAAGCTTGCGGCAGCCGTCGAGACGATCCGGGCTGAGGGCTGGAAATGGGTCGAGGCGGCATTGTCGTTTCCCTGGAACCACAAGCGCGGCTTCCAGGAAATCGACGCGACGCCGGTCCCGCTGTCCGAAGAGGATGCAGTCCGTCTCGCGGCACTCAATCATGAGCGTGAGGCGATCGAGGCCGAATACGCCCAGGCCGACGAGCTGCCCGACGCGGTCGATGCCTGGCTCGGGGAGATCGAGACGGAAATCGAGTCCTTGGAAACGAGGCCGATGATCTATGATCCGGCGGATATTGCGCGTGCCGGCGTGTTCGTCAGCCCCGACACTGATGGCACGCTGCTGGTCGAACGCGGTTTCGTCCGGCCGGAGGACAGTCAGCGGGAGGCCGACGAACACGGTATCGGGTCTGACGATACCGAGAGTGGATCCGACCATGAGCCGGGTGAGGATCACCAAGCCACGGACGGGGTACTACCGGCCGCCGAAGAACCGGAGGAAGACGGGCTGAAGCCGCTGCCGGACCGCCTGCTGACCGAATTGTCGGCCTGGCGGACGCTGGCCCTGCGCGACGCTTTCGCGCAGAATCCACATGTCGCGGTGACGGAGCTGCTGCATACGCTGGTGCGCAGCTTCTATTGGACGGTGCCGGGCGCGGACAGCCTCGAGGCCGACGTCCGGGATATCGCACTCCCGGTTCATTCCGTCGATCTGCCGGGCAGCATTCCCGCCCAGGCGCTGAAGCGGCGCAAGGCGGAATGGCAGCGTGATCTGCCGGAGGACGACGATGGGCTGTGGCGCTGGCTCGACCGGTTGGACGAAACCAGCCGGCAGGCGCTGCTGGCACATTGCCTCTCCTTCGGCATCAACGCGCTGTATGACCGGGCCATGCCGCATGGACGGTTCTCCCAGCGTACGATCGACGACCGGCTGGCGCGCGCCGACCGGCTGGCGACGGTCCTGCGGCTCGATCTGGTCGAGACGGGCTGGCAGCCGACGGTCGATAATTATCTTGGCCGCGTGACCAAGGCGCGGATTCTCGAGGCCCTGCGCGAGGCGCGGGGTGACGAGGCGGCGGAGCGCATCGCCCATCTCAAGAAGGGCGACATGGCGCGCGAGGCCGAGCGGCTGCTGGAGGGCTCCGGCTGGTTGCCCGAAGCGCTGCGGACCGCACTTCCCGCCGACATGGCCACCGAAGTGCCGGCCGCCGACATCGCTGCCGAATAACATTTCACATCCCTGATCGCTGCACGACCGCGACCCGCGTGCCTTGCGCGGGTCGCGGTCCCGCGCGTCTCCAACGATGGAGAAATCCGATGTCGCATTTCAACGTATTCATGACGGGCGAGGACGTCGAGGACCAGCTCGCGCCGTTCCAGGAAAACAACATGGGCGATTGCCCGCCCGAATATCTCTCGTTTTGTGATTGCCATGACGAATGTGTCGAGCGCTGGAAAGACGCCGACCAGAACGGTGTCCCGTTCAGGGAGCGATTCAGGACGTTCGATCTCTTCGTCAGGGAGTTCTTCGGCTACGTGCGCAATCATGATACCGGCCGCTACGGCTATTTCCACAATCCCGATGCCAAATGGGACTGGTATGAGATCGGTGGCCGGTGGTCCGGTCGGCTGATGATCCGACAGGAGGCTGCCGATGGTTATCAGCCTGTCCGCCCCTCTCGGGACGGAAGGCTCCTGGTCGATGCACCGCGACAGCCATGGCCCGCGAGAACGGTCGCCTCTATACCCATCCGGCTCTGAGGGATGTGCCGGGAGACGCGACGCTGAAAAGCAAGACCGCCCTGCAGCGCCTGGCCCAGCCGGAGGAGATCGCCGCCGCTGTTGCATTCCTTGTGTCCGAGGATGCCTCGTACATCACAGGCAGCACGCTCGCCGTGGATGGAGGCAGGCTGTAGGAAACGGAAACGCACGACGCGAAGTAAGAACGCAGTGAAATTTCCACGATCCCTCTGCCGGGTTGGGCGATATCGATGAACAGGAGATGCAAGCTAATATCAGAGTGCAGACAGGAAAGCCTTGATGCTTTCGAGGATCTGCCAGCGGTTCTGCTCCATGACCACCATGTGCGTTCCTTCCCCGATCTCGGTCCAGCGCCGATAGGGGGCGTTCTGAAAGCGCGGAAACAGGTTCGCCATCTGGGTGATGGTCACATCGCGGTCCCATTCCGCATGCAGCAGAAGGACCGGGACGGTTATGCCTTCGGGGTCATAGAAGGCTTTTCCGGCGGACCAGTATTCGCGGACATCCTGGATCACGCCTGCGGGCGCACGGATGATGCCATCGTGTTCCGCAGGGTCACTGGCGAGAATGATCGTAGCCCATTGCTCGAACCATCCCGCGGGAAGTAACCAGTCGCGTTTGTGTTCGGGCACGCCCTCCAGCCAGCGTTGGTGGAACGCCTGGACATCGAAGCGCCGATACGCGTGGACAGCCGATCTTGCCGGCAATCGACACCATCGCCATCCAGCGCGACGGATGCTCGCCCTCATGCTCCAGAACCAGCCGTACCGCACGGGCACGAACCTCAGGCGAAAACTTCTTCACAGAATTGCTCATCAGACCTTCTTCTCAGGTGGAAAGGTCTCCGCTAATCCCGGGGCGGTTCAGACTTCAGTTTGTCGGTAATCATGCGTTTTGGTCTGGCGCCCTGCTTCTTGAGAAGCCGCGTCAGCACCCGCCTCGCCGCTTTCGTGTTGCGTCGTCTTTGCAGGATTTCATCGAGAACGTAGCCGTCCTGATCGACCGCTCGCCACAGCCAGTGAACCTGACCACGGATCACGATCCGGACTTCATCAAGATGCCAGATATCCCCGGGTCTGGCTGCCTTACGGCGCAGCCTGCGCGCAAATGTCGCCTCGAATTTCACGCTCCAGCGGCGGATCGTCTCATACGACACGACAATCCCTCGTTCAAAAAGCATTTCCTCGATCAGGCGGAAGCTCAACGGGAACCGGAAATACAGCCACACAACATGCGCAATCAGATCACGGGGAAATCGATGGCGTTTGTAGATGGCAGCAGGGACACTCATGCAAGGTAATCTAAAACCACAACGTTAATGTGACAGCACCGGTTGAACGCGTTTGCGGGTGCAGGCTGATAATATACCCCCGATCGGTTGAGCCTCAGCATGGTGCATTGCCTGACGATCGGCAGAAGGGGACGTTGCGGGTCGATCATTTGCCACGTCTGGTCACGCCCAAGCGAACAGAGGCATCCCGCAAAAAATCCCGTTCCACCAAAAGCTGGCCGATCTTCGCGTGAAGCTTCGCGACCTCGGCCGCGCTCGTCACTGGCTCCGCAACTGCCTTCGCCGAAAAGGTCGCCGCCATGCCCTCGATCGCCTGACGCTTCCACTGGGCAATCATCGTCTGATGCACACCGTGCTTCGACGCCAGTTCCGACAATGTCTGCTCGCCGCGGATCGCCTCAAGAGCAACACGCGACTTGAACTCACCCGAATAGCGTTTCCTCGTAACCTTGCCCATCAGTCCCTGTTCCTATCCAGGCCGGGGATAGCTTATCACTCTGTCCAATTTTCCGGGACCAGCTCTTAGGCTTCCTTCCACTCTCGTGAAAATATCACACCATCAAACCCCGGGACTAAACACCTAGGATGCGCTTTCTAACGTTGGCATCCTGAACGCCATAACCGGCGGAATTGGGTCGGTGAAAAGGCGGACTTCGACAAGGCACGTATGGGCAGCACAACCCTGTGATAGGCCCGATGCCGCTTGGTCGCAGGTCAGGACATTTGGGTTTCCGTGATTGTCGCGCAGACCGTCGGCATCGGACCATGCACCTGTTGAAAGACGGACAACGCCGGGCATGATGGCGGGGTCCGGGATAGCGGCGGCAAGGCAGGCGCCACGTCCATTGAACAGTTCAACAATATCGCCTGCGTTGATGTTACGGGCTACGGCGTCGCACGGGCTGATGTAAACTGGCTCTCGGCCATGGATCTTTGCGCGGCGGCTGAGGGATGCGTGGTCGAGCTGGCTATGCAGGCGTGTGGCGGGTTGATCGGAAATCAGATGCAGCGGGTATTGTGTGGTAAGGGGCGATCCCAGCCATTCCGTAGGTGCGAGCCAGGCAGGATGGCCAAGGCAATCCGGCAGGTCGAGTTCGGCCAGAGCTTCGCAATAGAGCTCAAGACGTCCGCTGCGCGTGGGCAGGGGGTTGGCCAGCGGATTGGCCCGGAACGCCTCGAAAAGCACTTTGGGCCGAGCATGAGCGCCCAGATCTAGCAAGCCCT is a genomic window containing:
- a CDS encoding dihydrofolate reductase family protein; this translates as MTRPVIICHMISSVDGRIVTGRWTPPVDGTGRDALVNQYFDIEKNYDADGWIIGRTTASEHFVKTAEPRKGSTGGLPREPYVAHPSAERLAIIMDHHGRLQYERSDIEGDHIVAVLGETVADEYLQSLQDRGISYCFAGSDGHDIRKAVDVLGRVFGCRKVLLEGGGRINGAFLKAGIIDEISLLIYPGIDGLSGVASSFDWPGARNEQPASGQALRLKHVEKRQDDVIWLQCRVERSGS
- a CDS encoding LysR family transcriptional regulator produces the protein MRREELVDLNAFMAVAEEQSFTRAAAKLGTSQSTLSHTIRRLESRLNVRLLTRTTRRVSPTEAGERLLSTLVPALDTIAGEIASISELSDRPTGTVRITTSEHAATTVLWPALRKLLPEYPDLHVELTIDSSLTDIVAERFDAGVRLEETIARDMIAVPIGAPLRMAVVGAPSYFEAHSIPRTPQDLSQHICINLRLPTAGGVYAWELEKGRRTLRVRVDGQLTFNTTLMIRQAALDGFGLACLMEDQITPYLEDRRLIRVLDDWCPPFPGYHLYYPSRRQSSAAFRLVVEALRYRG
- a CDS encoding alpha/beta fold hydrolase, translated to MRASIRRAGWRWCRLPARSAVHAYRRFDVQAFHQRWLEGVPEHKRDWLLPAGWFEQWATIILASDPAEHDGIIRAPAGVIQDVREYWSAGKAFYDPEGITVPVLLLHAEWDRDVTITQMANLFPRFQNAPYRRWTEIGEGTHMVVMEQNRWQILESIKAFLSAL
- a CDS encoding SDR family oxidoreductase is translated as MARENGRLYTHPALRDVPGDATLKSKTALQRLAQPEEIAAAVAFLVSEDASYITGSTLAVDGGRL
- a CDS encoding (R)-mandelonitrile lyase, whose amino-acid sequence is MDIRRPGFKPSVQGPAEWFTGNVRVDAPFAGSGALACATVTFEPGARTAWHTHPLGQTILITAGLGWVQRDGGPIEDVRPGDIVWFEPGEKHWHGASPECAMTHIAITESKDGKSSDWMEHVSDAQYQR
- a CDS encoding ParB/RepB/Spo0J family partition protein encodes the protein MASAIQKITLNPSRDIPFGKLVLSQANVRRVKSGLSIDDLAADIERRGLLQSLNVRPVLNAEGAETGTFEVPAGGRRFRALELLVKQKKLAKTAPIPCVVRDANSPIPAEEDSLAENVRRVDLHPLDQFRAFRSLLEKGQSEEEIAARFFVTPAVVRQRLRLITVSETLLAVYEEDGMRLDQLMAFAISDDPVRQEQVWDMLANSHNREPHLIRRMLTEKTVRASDYRVRFAGLDAYVAAGGRIMRDLFAPDGGGWLEDVAILDRLVQEKLAAAVETIRAEGWKWVEAALSFPWNHKRGFQEIDATPVPLSEEDAVRLAALNHEREAIEAEYAQADELPDAVDAWLGEIETEIESLETRPMIYDPADIARAGVFVSPDTDGTLLVERGFVRPEDSQREADEHGIGSDDTESGSDHEPGEDHQATDGVLPAAEEPEEDGLKPLPDRLLTELSAWRTLALRDAFAQNPHVAVTELLHTLVRSFYWTVPGADSLEADVRDIALPVHSVDLPGSIPAQALKRRKAEWQRDLPEDDDGLWRWLDRLDETSRQALLAHCLSFGINALYDRAMPHGRFSQRTIDDRLARADRLATVLRLDLVETGWQPTVDNYLGRVTKARILEALREARGDEAAERIAHLKKGDMAREAERLLEGSGWLPEALRTALPADMATEVPAADIAAE
- a CDS encoding multidrug effflux MFS transporter; translated protein: MPEARIPDATVLSRRKGMQQWHILVVLSVLMGFASISTDFYLPAMPEMARSLSASAGQVALTVSGYLAGFSLGQLFWGPVGDRYGRRLPIAVGLAMFTCGSAGCALSSTITTMIIWRVVQAVGACASVVLARAMVRDLYHGARATQMLSTLMTIMAIAPLIAPLLGGQILQLSGWRAIFWILVVVGILTSLALFSVPETLSPEKRHTDRISNAFLRYGALLRQPRLLGYAGSGGCFYAGMFAYISGSPFAYITYHHVPETRYGLLFGASIIGIMLTNQINARLAHRLGSDCLLKLGCVGAMLAAIMLMVTSWLDLGGLWGLAIPLFFYVSMAGFIIANSLVGALHDHSGQAGTVSALVGAVHYGSGIAGSALVGFFADGTPVPMSCIIAITSIAGFLFLILIRKVKSTLQ
- a CDS encoding adenine nucleotide alpha hydrolase family protein yields the protein MLVLSNPLARQWAAPETIRLRILSLGAGVQSTTLALMAAQGEIGQMPDCAIFADTGWEPRAVYEHLAWLRSPNVLPFPVHIVSAGNIRAGILAAARGRRWASIPAYTRTRVDGRDEIGMIGRQCTTEHKLVPIRRKVRALAGLTRKRSPRHPVVEQWIGISFDELVRAKYSIEAWQINRWPLIEKAMTRRDCLRWLERHGYPRPPKSSCLGCPFHSDAAWREIRDHDPEGWADVVSVDQAMRRGLRGIRGEVFLHRSATPLKDAPLTDEEKTGQPDLFLDECDGMCGV